Within Pelotomaculum schinkii, the genomic segment AACAACCCCCACCAGAAGCAGCCGGGCTGCCTGACCCATTGATACTTCCTGAGACTGTCAGTGACAATCCTTCAATTGACCCGGGCGACCATGCTCAAAAAAAGCAGTTTAAAGTTCGCGGCATGACCTGTGCCAACTGTGCCTTAACAATAGAAAAAGGCGTGGGCAAGATGAAGGGGGTGAAATCTGCAGCGGTTAATTTTGCTTCAGAAAAGTTAACGCTGGAATTAGACCCCTCTGTTGTCTCACAAGAGGATATTTTGGCCAAGATTAAAGACCTGGGCTATGGGGCCCAAAGTGAGGATAGTGAAGGCGGCAAACAGCAATTTAAAGTAAGCGGGATGACCTGCGCCAATTGTGCCTTGACCATCGAGAAGAAACTAAAAAGTACTCCCGGTGTACACATGGCTGCAGTAAACTTTGCCAATGAGACGGTGACTGTAGAATTTGATCCCCAAACATTAACTTTAAATGATGTCTTTGAACAGGTCAGGGACGCCGGCTATATTCCCCTGAAGAACAAGGACGAAGACCCGGACGATCGCAGTGCGATCATAGAGCGCAACTGGCTCATTTTCAGTGTGATCCTATCTGTGCCTATTATGCCGCTCATGTTTCTCCCCATGTCGAGGCCCACAATGTATACGATCCTCACCCTGGCCACCATTGTGCAGTTTACGGCGGGCTGGACCTTTTATCGCGGCGCTTACCACGCCTTGAAAAATCGCTCGGCAAATATGGATGTCCTGGTTGCCATGGGGATTACAGCCGCTTACGGGTATAGTCTGATGACGACTTTGCACATGTTCTTTCCCAACCTTTTCTTCGAAGGGCCAAATTTCTTTGACACGTCGGCTTTGCTGATTACCTTTGTGCGTTTCGGGAAATATTTGGAGGCTAAAGCAAAGGGCCGCGCCGGTCAGGCGTTAAAACGGCTGTTGGAGTTACAGGCCGATAAAGCGCGCCTGCTGATAAACGGCGAAGAAAAGGAAGTAGCCGCGGCTGATCTAAAAACCGGCGACGTTGTAATTGTTAAACCCGGTGAAAGAATACCGGTTGACGGCGAGATTATAGAAGGACAAGCCAGCATCGACGAGTCCATGCTGACCGGGGAGTCCATTCCCGTTGACAAGGGAGCCGGGGATCCTGTCATCGGGGCTACCATTAACCGTTCCGGCAGCATTAAAGTGCAAACTGCCAAAACAGGCAAAGACACGGTGCTTTCCGGGATTATCAAAATGGTGGAGGACGCCCAGGGGGTTAAACCGCCAATCCAGCGCTTGGCCGACACGATCTCCAATTATTTCGTTCCCGCAGTGGTAACCCTGGCCCTGATCACTTTCCTGATCTGGTATTTTGCCCTGCACAGTACCTTTGTTTTCGCCTTTACAGCAGCGATTGCCGTGTTGGTCATCGCCTGTCCCTGCGCGTTGGGGCTGGCGACTCCGACGGCCATCATGGTCGGCAGCGGCGTCGGCCTTAACCGCGGCCTTCTCTTTAAATCCGCAGCGGTGCTGGAAGCCATCTCCAGCTTACAGGCCATCGGTTTTGACAAGACCGGGACACTCACAAAAGGTACTCCTGAGGTTACGGATATCATTGCGGTTAATCCCTTCAAAGAAAAAGGCCTCTTACAAATAGCGGCAGCCGGAGAAAACCCCTCCATCCATCCCCTGGCTCAAGCGGTCACAAGTCGCGCCAGGAAAGAAGAAGTAGAAATCTTGGAAGTGAAGGATTATCAAGAGGAGAGCGGTTACGGGATAGCCTGCTCTTACCAGGGGCAGCCTTTGCTTATAGGCAATATCAAGCACATGCGGAAACACGGGATAGATGTAAGCGCTGTCGAAGAGGAATACACGCGCCTGGCGCAAGAAGGAAAGACGACGATGTTTGTCTCTCTTGACGGCCGCGCTATCGGGTTGATTGCCTTGGCCGACGTCCTTAAAGAGAGCGCCAGGGAAGCGATCAAACGCCTGCACGGACTGGGCCTTAAGACTTTCATGATCACCGGGGATAATAAGAAGGTGGCCCATGTAGTCGGGCAGGAGGCCGGTATTGATGAGATTGCCGCCGAGGTCCTGCCCCAGGATAAGATCAATACCGTGAAAAAATATCAGGAACAAGGGCTCAAAGTGGCCATGGTCGGCGATGGCATTAACGATGCCCCCGCCCTGGCTAAAGCCGATATCGGGATCGCCATCGGGTCAGGCACCGACGTGGCCAAGGAAACAGGCGATGTTATTTTGGTGCGCAATGACCTCCTTGATGTGGAAAGGGCGATCCGCTTAGGCAGGAAAACCTTAAATAAAATCAAACAAAACCTCTTCTGGGCTTTGATTTACAACGTGATTGGCATTCCTGTGGCAGCCGGCGTCCTTTATCCCATAACCGGAAAACTCCTGCCGCCGGAATGGGCCGGGCTGGCGATGGCCTTTTCCTCTGTATCCGTGGTGACCAATTCCCTGCTCCTTAGCGGATACGGCAAGAAATTAATCGATTAAGCTTATTTTCCCGCTGCTGCTTGGACCTCTTTGGAGATCACGCGCCGCCTCCTTTCATAAATGTCCTTAGATTCAAGTTCATAAAGCTCCCTGCATATATATAATCTGCCGGTTCATACTACCTTTGCCATATAGATGGACATAACACTGCGCTTGCGCTTCAACCTGATATAATTAGGGGATTTTGCGGAAAGTAAAATCCGGTAAAATAAGGAGTGGAAATCATATGGTTTTTCATTATTGTCCCATGGAGCCGGTTAAAACATCGTTTAACTTCTAAAGTATTGTTGAGGAATATATATAATGGGAGAAATATTTAGTTTGGAATGGATACCGGCAACCGCCGGTTTTTCGGGATGTGTGCTTTATTCGAAGTTAATCGAACGACTTTGGCTTGATGTTCGTAAATTACGAATTCCACTTAACAGACTGCCGGCATCTTTCTCGGAATTCCGTATTGCGCTTTTTAGTGATATTCATCTGGGTTTTTTCTTTTCGGGAAAAGATCTATCATCAGTTGTAAAGGTAGTTAATGAACTGAACCCGGACACGATCTGTTTTACCGGTGATTTTCTAAACTCGGTTTCTTCCTTGAAGGCGCTTGAGTCAGGGGTTGCAGCTTTGGCAGAATTGACAGCTCCTTTTGGAAAGTATGCTGTTTTGGGAAACCATGACTATATGGCAGGTCCAAATCATGT encodes:
- a CDS encoding heavy metal translocating P-type ATPase encodes the protein MANTEETVALAQVKLPVYGMTCEHCVRRVVKALEKLPGVADVQVSLADAKATFHFAPEQLDLSAVREAIEKAGYSTDIPLPATGQEEITIPVYGMTCEHCVRRVTKALEKLPGVENIRVSLADSKALFDFDRNQVSTEDITQAIEEAGYSTRPAPVEAAAEQPPPEAAGLPDPLILPETVSDNPSIDPGDHAQKKQFKVRGMTCANCALTIEKGVGKMKGVKSAAVNFASEKLTLELDPSVVSQEDILAKIKDLGYGAQSEDSEGGKQQFKVSGMTCANCALTIEKKLKSTPGVHMAAVNFANETVTVEFDPQTLTLNDVFEQVRDAGYIPLKNKDEDPDDRSAIIERNWLIFSVILSVPIMPLMFLPMSRPTMYTILTLATIVQFTAGWTFYRGAYHALKNRSANMDVLVAMGITAAYGYSLMTTLHMFFPNLFFEGPNFFDTSALLITFVRFGKYLEAKAKGRAGQALKRLLELQADKARLLINGEEKEVAAADLKTGDVVIVKPGERIPVDGEIIEGQASIDESMLTGESIPVDKGAGDPVIGATINRSGSIKVQTAKTGKDTVLSGIIKMVEDAQGVKPPIQRLADTISNYFVPAVVTLALITFLIWYFALHSTFVFAFTAAIAVLVIACPCALGLATPTAIMVGSGVGLNRGLLFKSAAVLEAISSLQAIGFDKTGTLTKGTPEVTDIIAVNPFKEKGLLQIAAAGENPSIHPLAQAVTSRARKEEVEILEVKDYQEESGYGIACSYQGQPLLIGNIKHMRKHGIDVSAVEEEYTRLAQEGKTTMFVSLDGRAIGLIALADVLKESAREAIKRLHGLGLKTFMITGDNKKVAHVVGQEAGIDEIAAEVLPQDKINTVKKYQEQGLKVAMVGDGINDAPALAKADIGIAIGSGTDVAKETGDVILVRNDLLDVERAIRLGRKTLNKIKQNLFWALIYNVIGIPVAAGVLYPITGKLLPPEWAGLAMAFSSVSVVTNSLLLSGYGKKLID